The region GCGGCCTTGCTTTGCTTGGTCGAGACCGGCGACGGATCGGCCGCGGCGACCATGGTAGAGTCGGCGGCGCTGTCCGGCGGCGCTTCGGGGACCAGACTCAGAAGCAGTTGGCCGTTGAAGCGGGCATCGATGACGCATGGTTTGGCCAACAGGGTGTCGCCCTGGGCCAGAAGCCGGGCAACGCGCTGAGCGCGCCGGGCGATGTCGGTATGCCCAAGAATGATCCGGGTCTTGCCATCGACGGCGGTTGACGTCCAGCCATAAGTTGGATCACAGGTCCACTCATCGGTGATGAACTCGAAGCGCGTGTCAGCGCGTTTGAATTCCGCCCAGGTCGCGGCGGCGGCGCGGGCGCGTTCGGCCAGAGGCCTGGAGCCCTCCCAGTCGATGCCGGGGTTCCAGCGCGGCAGCTCGGGACGTTCAGCCGGATCGGCCAACAGCGAGCCATCGGGGGCGATGCCGATGCCGCCGTCGCCCCAGAGACGGGGCTCATACGCATTCATTCTGATCGCGATGCATCCGGGCAATTCGATGCGCACCTGCGCATCGCCGCGGTCGCCGAAGCGCGACTCGATGCGCGATTCGGCATCATCGGGACGGAAATGCAGGATGTTGCCGTCCGAGGGCAGCGTGACCAGCGAGCGGACTTCCGCCTCCCAGAGGGTAGGCCCCTGGTAGCGGACTTCGCTCACGGTCAGCACCGGCCAGAGGTGCGCGGCGAATCCGCCCAGCAGCAGCGCGGTCTCGCCGAGAAGGACCCAGAGACGCCAGCGGCGGCGGCCGAAGACACTCGCGCCCCGATCGGGCGCGCCGGCAAGATCGGAATGGAGAATGGTCTCGCGCATCAGACAGCCGCCAACGTGGGTTTAAGTTTGTCGAGAATCTGCGGTCCGAGACGGTAGACCGATCCGGCGCCGATGGTCATGACCAGATCGCCGGGTTGAGCCCAGCCGAGGACGGCGTCGACACAGACATTCAAATCCGGCGGCGTGACACAGCCCAGCCCGAAGCGTTTGCCTTTGAGATGCTGCGCGATCAGGTCCGAGGTGACACCGGGCATGGGCTTTTCGCGGGCCGGGTAGATCGGGGCCAGGACGATGCCATCGGCCTGCGCCAGCGCGTCGGCGAACGCGGCATGGAAGTCGCGGGTGCGCGAAAACAGGTGCGGCTGGAAGACGGCGATCAAGCGACCCTGGCCATCGAGCCAGTTGCGTCCGGCGGCCAGCGCGGCGCGCACTTCGGTGGGATGGTGGCCATAATCATCGACCACAGTGATGCCGCTGACGGCGCCTTTGATCTCAAACCGACGTCCGACGCCGGTGAATGTCGCGATGCCATCGCGCAGGTGGGCGAACGGGAGCTCCAGCTCCAATCCAACGGCGCAGGCGGCCAGCGCGTTTTCGGCGTTGTGGCGTCCCGGCAGCGGCACTTCGATCGTGCCGCAGCGTTTGCCGTCGCTGTGCAGCTCAAAACGGCTGGAACGCGACGCCACCACCAGGGAATCGGCAACGATGTCGGCGGCGACGCCGATGCCGAAGGTGCGGTGGGGACGTTCGATGCGCTCCTCAATGGCGGCCAGCGCCGGCGAGTTGGCGTTGGTCAGCACGGTGCCATAGAAGGGCACGCGCTTGAAAAACTGCAGGAAGTTCTCCTGCAGGTCGGCCAGGTCCTTGTAACAGTCGAGGTGGTCTTCCTCGAGATTGGTGGCAATCGCCACGGTCGGATGCAGCGCCAGAAAGGAGTGATCGTATTCGTCGGCTTCGGCGACGAGATACTCGCTTTTGCCGAGTTGGGCGTTGGCATCGAGATTGATCAACCGCCCGCCGACAATCACGGTCGGGTCGAGGCCGGCCCGGGTCAGGATGTGGCCGATCATCGAGGTGGTGGTGGTCTTGCCGTGGGTGCCGGCGATGCCGATGGAGAATTTCAGACGCATCAACTCGCCGAGCATTTCGGCGCGGCGAATGACCGGGACTTTGGCGGCGCGGGCGGCCTGGACTTCGGGATTGTCCTCCCCCACCGCCGAGGAGATCACGATCACATCGGCGCCGAGGATGCTTTCGGCCTCGTGGCCGATCACCACCGGGATGCCGAGGCGGCGCATGTGGTCGGTGACTTCGGACTCGGCCAGATCGGAGCCGGAGATCGAGTAGCCGGAGGCCTTGAGGATTTCGGCGATGCCGGACATGCCGGCGCCGCCGATGCCGACGAAGTGGAGTTTTCTGACTCTACGGTGCCACATGATTCTTTACAGGTCCTGCAGGTCCATCGGACCCATCAAGAGCAAAGCTCAAGGACACGGGCGGCGATGCGGTCGGCCGCGTCGGGCTTGCCCAGTTTTCGGTTCGCCTGCGCCATGCGGCGAAGGCGTTCCGGATCATTCAACAGAAGTTGCGATTGCGCCAGCAGTAATTCACTGTCCAGATCCTGATCGCGCAACAGCAGCGCCCCGCCGACCTCGGTGAGGACTTGGGCGTTTTGCGTCTGATGGTCACCGGTGGCCAGCGGATACGGCACCAGGATCGCGGGACGTCCGCAGGCGCAGAGTTCCGAAATGGTCAGCGCGCCGGAGCGGGCGACGATCAGATCGGCGGCGACGAAGGCCTCGGTCATCTTGTCGGTGAAGGCGAAAGTGCGCACATGCCAGCCGGCGGCGGCGCGCCCATCCCACGGCGACCCTTGCGCGCCCGTCTGCCAGAGCAGATAGATGGGCTGTTCGGCAGGTTGATGGAGGCCGCGGGCGATGTTGTCGTTGATCGAGCGCGCGCCTGTCGAGCCGCCGGTGACCAACAGCACGGTGGCATCGTCGGGGAGATTCCAGGCGCGGCGGGCCTCTTCGCGGGAGAGCGTCGCCAGGCGCGGATCGATCGGATTGCCGGAAAGCACGATCTGACGCGCCTTGGGCAGGTGGGCGCGGCTTTCATCGAAGGCGATGAAGACGGTGTCGGCGTCGGCCGACAGCCAGCGTGTGGCCAGCCCCGGCTGACGGTTCTGCTCCTGCAGGATAAACGGCAGTTTGGCGTCAGCGCAGGCGCGGATCGGGAAGTAGGAGGCGTAACCGCCGCAGCCGACGGCGACATCGGGCCTGAAATCACGCACTAACGCCCTGGCCATGCGCCCGGCGCGCCAATTGTGGAAGAGCGCCGGAATGTTGCGCCAGAGACGCCGGCGGGAAAACCCGCGCGCGGGCAGGCCGACATAGCGTTGGTGGCGGGCGCTGATCACTCGTTCCTCAAACCCTTTGTCGGAACCGACGAACACAAACTCGGCGTCGCGTCGGCGACGCGCAATCGCCTCGGAAATGCGGACGGCGGGGATCAGGTGTCCCCCGGTGCCGCCGGCGGCCAACAGGACGCGCATTCAGCCGCCCGTCCTGGACAAGGATTGCTTCATCGGGCGCGCGCATCCGCTCGCCTCAGGATCCGCGGCTGCGCGCGCCCTCCTCGCAATGACGGCGGTCATCGGCCTCACCGTCATTACCAGGAGGCCCGACGGCTCTTGGCCGGACGGACGAAGCAATCCTGGTTGCGCGGTCTGGGTCATGCGGCGCCCACTCTCATGCCTGCGCCAGACGGAAGCGCGAAACGTTCAAAACCATTCCCCAGCCCACCGCGGTGCACAGAAGCGATGAGCCGCCATAACTGACCAAAGGCAGCGGCAACCCGGTAACGGGAGACAGCCCCATCGCCACCGACGCGTTGAGCGCGGCGTTGACAAAGAGCGACGCGCCGATGCCGATGCAGAGCAGATAGCCGAAACGGTCGGGAGCGCGCATGGCGGCGCGCCAGCCGCGATAGACCAGCAGGCCGAAGGCCATCCAGACACAGGTGACACCGACAAATCCCAGTTCCTCGCCGATGGAGGCGAGGATGAAATCGGTGTGGGGTTCGGGCAGATACGACATCTTGGCGATTCCCTGCCCGAGTCCCTGCCCCAAGGGTCCGCCGGAACCGAACGCGTACTTCGATTGCTGGACCTGGTACATGCCGCCGGTGATGGTGAGGCCCTCGGCCCACTGATTGACGCGCTCGGTCTTATAGCCGATGCCGTAGACGACGACGATCGCACCGATGACGGCGACGCCGGCGGCCGGCAGGACATGGCGCCAGCGGACACCGGCGGCAATCAGCAGCAGGCCCGATGTGCCCCAGAGCGTGAGCGCGGCGGAAAACTCCGGCAACGAGATGAGCAGGACCGAGCCGACGGCGAGGATGCCGACCAGCACGATCCAACTTTTCCACGATTCGATGGCTTCGCCGCGTTTGGCGAGAAAGGCGGCGGCATAGACGACGAACGAGAGCCGGAAGACCTCGGCGGGCTGGAGTCGGAACGGACCGAGATCGATCCAGCGGTGGACATCCTTGATTGGCGGGAGCAACCGCGCGGTGACGATCAGCGCGAATGCGATCAACAACATGAGCGGCGCCCAGGTGCGGAACTTGCGATGATCGATGCGCGAGACGCCGATGAGCAGCGCGGTCGCCAACCCCCACCAGACCAACTGGCGCACCCAGAAGAAACCGGGGGAGCCGAATTTGCGATCGGCAAGCATCGCCGACGACGAGAGGACCATCACGGTGCCGAGGGCCATCAGGAACATGGCCGACAGCCAGATCCAGCGGTCGGCGGGCGGCACCTTCGACCGTCCGCCGCGGGTGAGCCCGGCGTTGGCCGGGTTGAACAGATCGAGAATGCTGTGGGCTATTGCCACGGTCCTGGTCATGCCGTTCCCCCACTGGCTTTCGCAAGTTCACGGACCAGGTCCTTGAAGACCTGGCCGCGATGTTCGTAGTTGTTGAACTGATCAAAGGAGGCGCACCCGGGCGAGAGCAGGACAATGTCGCCGGGTTGGGCCAGATCGACGGCGGCGGCGAAGGCGTCGGCAAAACGCGCCGCGGTCCGGTATGGGAGCCGTGCGCCGAGCTCGACTTCGAGTTTCGGCGCGGCCTTGCCGGTGAAGACCAGCGCGCGGGCGCGTCGGGACAGTTCATCGCCGAGCACGGAGAAATCGGTGCCCT is a window of bacterium DNA encoding:
- a CDS encoding UDP-N-acetylglucosamine--N-acetylmuramyl-(pentapeptide) pyrophosphoryl-undecaprenol N-acetylglucosamine transferase, whose protein sequence is MRVLLAAGGTGGHLIPAVRISEAIARRRRDAEFVFVGSDKGFEERVISARHQRYVGLPARGFSRRRLWRNIPALFHNWRAGRMARALVRDFRPDVAVGCGGYASYFPIRACADAKLPFILQEQNRQPGLATRWLSADADTVFIAFDESRAHLPKARQIVLSGNPIDPRLATLSREEARRAWNLPDDATVLLVTGGSTGARSINDNIARGLHQPAEQPIYLLWQTGAQGSPWDGRAAAGWHVRTFAFTDKMTEAFVAADLIVARSGALTISELCACGRPAILVPYPLATGDHQTQNAQVLTEVGGALLLRDQDLDSELLLAQSQLLLNDPERLRRMAQANRKLGKPDAADRIAARVLELCS
- a CDS encoding FtsW/RodA/SpoVE family cell cycle protein, with the translated sequence MTRTVAIAHSILDLFNPANAGLTRGGRSKVPPADRWIWLSAMFLMALGTVMVLSSSAMLADRKFGSPGFFWVRQLVWWGLATALLIGVSRIDHRKFRTWAPLMLLIAFALIVTARLLPPIKDVHRWIDLGPFRLQPAEVFRLSFVVYAAAFLAKRGEAIESWKSWIVLVGILAVGSVLLISLPEFSAALTLWGTSGLLLIAAGVRWRHVLPAAGVAVIGAIVVVYGIGYKTERVNQWAEGLTITGGMYQVQQSKYAFGSGGPLGQGLGQGIAKMSYLPEPHTDFILASIGEELGFVGVTCVWMAFGLLVYRGWRAAMRAPDRFGYLLCIGIGASLFVNAALNASVAMGLSPVTGLPLPLVSYGGSSLLCTAVGWGMVLNVSRFRLAQA
- the murC gene encoding UDP-N-acetylmuramate--L-alanine ligase, which translates into the protein MWHRRVRKLHFVGIGGAGMSGIAEILKASGYSISGSDLAESEVTDHMRRLGIPVVIGHEAESILGADVIVISSAVGEDNPEVQAARAAKVPVIRRAEMLGELMRLKFSIGIAGTHGKTTTTSMIGHILTRAGLDPTVIVGGRLINLDANAQLGKSEYLVAEADEYDHSFLALHPTVAIATNLEEDHLDCYKDLADLQENFLQFFKRVPFYGTVLTNANSPALAAIEERIERPHRTFGIGVAADIVADSLVVASRSSRFELHSDGKRCGTIEVPLPGRHNAENALAACAVGLELELPFAHLRDGIATFTGVGRRFEIKGAVSGITVVDDYGHHPTEVRAALAAGRNWLDGQGRLIAVFQPHLFSRTRDFHAAFADALAQADGIVLAPIYPAREKPMPGVTSDLIAQHLKGKRFGLGCVTPPDLNVCVDAVLGWAQPGDLVMTIGAGSVYRLGPQILDKLKPTLAAV